In Flavobacteriales bacterium, a single genomic region encodes these proteins:
- a CDS encoding NAD-dependent malic enzyme, translated as MAKMGIKLMKDKRKNKSTAFTREERDELGLRGLLPYAVSTQQMQVQRILTNLRRLDDDLDRYMALNALMHRNDRLFYRVIMENIEELLPIIYTPTVGEACRRFSHIFSLPKGFYITPEDKGRISEMLENWNHRNIDVIVITDGERILGLGDLGANGMGIPIGKLSLYTAFGGIDPNKTLPVMFDIGTDNEAIRNEMLYLGYPYPRLRGEAYLELMDEFVHAVKKRFPGVLLQFEDFLTPYAYALLNRYKHQILCFNDDIQGTAAVALAGIYGSTHITGKAFKDFKILFLGAGSAATGIADLTHSAFIKEGLSVRDAYSRLSFCDKDGLLTRDREDLMDHNRPYVLDSESMDFIQAIEAIQPDILIGATGAGGTFTQEVIEKMCEVNERPVIFALSNPTSRAECTAEQAYRWSDGQAIFVSGSPFGPVEHKGKVYRPGQGNNAYIFPGLGLGLIASKAQRVEDEMLIAAARALADQLESTDLEQGSLYPPLNRIREVSHVIASRVAQTVYDMGLTTKRRPRNLEERIEKMMYDPEY; from the coding sequence TAAGAGGTCTGCTGCCCTATGCTGTAAGTACGCAGCAGATGCAGGTGCAGCGCATACTGACCAATCTGAGAAGATTGGACGATGATCTGGACCGATACATGGCGCTGAATGCCCTCATGCACCGGAACGACAGACTGTTCTATCGAGTGATCATGGAGAATATCGAAGAACTCCTACCGATCATCTACACACCTACAGTGGGGGAGGCCTGTAGAAGGTTCTCCCACATATTCAGTCTACCCAAAGGATTCTATATCACGCCAGAAGATAAGGGGCGTATCTCGGAGATGCTCGAGAACTGGAATCACAGGAATATCGATGTCATCGTCATTACCGATGGTGAGCGGATCCTGGGTCTAGGGGACTTGGGAGCCAATGGAATGGGCATCCCGATCGGGAAGCTCTCGCTCTATACCGCCTTCGGAGGTATCGACCCCAATAAGACATTGCCTGTCATGTTCGATATAGGTACAGACAATGAAGCGATACGCAATGAGATGCTCTATTTGGGATATCCCTATCCCAGGCTCCGGGGAGAGGCCTATCTGGAACTGATGGATGAATTCGTGCATGCCGTGAAGAAGCGCTTTCCCGGAGTGCTCCTTCAATTCGAGGACTTCTTGACCCCCTATGCCTATGCGCTGCTCAATAGGTACAAGCATCAGATCCTGTGTTTCAATGACGATATACAGGGTACTGCCGCTGTCGCACTTGCAGGTATATATGGGAGCACCCATATCACGGGAAAAGCATTCAAAGACTTCAAGATCCTATTCCTAGGTGCAGGCTCAGCAGCTACCGGTATAGCTGATCTCACGCATTCTGCTTTCATCAAAGAAGGACTGAGTGTCAGGGATGCCTATTCACGTCTGTCATTCTGCGATAAGGACGGACTTCTTACACGCGATAGGGAAGATCTCATGGATCACAATAGACCCTATGTGCTGGATAGCGAATCGATGGATTTCATTCAGGCCATAGAAGCCATTCAGCCGGATATCCTGATAGGAGCCACTGGGGCCGGAGGGACCTTCACTCAAGAAGTGATAGAGAAGATGTGCGAAGTGAATGAGCGCCCGGTGATATTTGCTTTGAGCAATCCTACCTCACGAGCTGAATGTACCGCTGAGCAGGCCTATCGATGGAGTGATGGCCAAGCCATATTCGTGAGCGGTAGCCCATTCGGACCTGTGGAGCATAAGGGAAAGGTCTATCGCCCGGGGCAAGGGAACAATGCGTACATCTTCCCCGGTCTAGGGCTGGGACTCATCGCCAGTAAAGCACAGCGTGTAGAGGATGAGATGCTCATTGCAGCAGCCCGTGCGCTGGCCGATCAATTAGAATCTACCGACTTGGAGCAAGGAAGCCTCTACCCACCGCTCAATCGCATCAGAGAGGTGAGTCACGTTATTGCCAGTAGAGTGGCACAGACAGTCTACGATATGGGACTCACTACCAAGAGAAGACCCCGTAATCTGGAGGAGCGGATCGAGAAGATGATGTATGACCCCGAATACTGA